The Bradyrhizobium ottawaense genome window below encodes:
- a CDS encoding CvpA family protein: MNNFDLAVYAALAIAVGFGFRTGLLRSAMTILAYLLAAPIAVALMPLIVPQIAGNPNAPLLQNWIWLFGIFVVVGMLFGYIGRLALNDTIRDAGIGDRLGGAALGAVRVGLVATTLVLVFDQIVPANRQPPFLTGSHLRPLFSTAGQMGFKSLPPEATSAIDRLKQEQRI, translated from the coding sequence ATGAACAATTTCGATCTCGCCGTCTACGCCGCGCTCGCCATCGCGGTCGGCTTCGGCTTCAGGACCGGCCTGCTCCGCAGCGCCATGACCATCCTCGCCTATCTCCTCGCTGCTCCGATCGCGGTCGCGCTGATGCCGTTGATCGTGCCGCAGATCGCCGGCAATCCGAATGCGCCGCTGCTGCAGAACTGGATCTGGCTGTTCGGAATCTTCGTGGTGGTCGGCATGCTGTTCGGCTATATCGGCCGCCTGGCCCTGAACGACACGATCCGCGACGCCGGCATCGGCGATCGGCTCGGCGGTGCCGCGCTCGGCGCCGTCAGGGTCGGTCTCGTCGCCACCACGCTGGTCCTGGTGTTTGACCAGATCGTGCCGGCCAACAGACAGCCGCCTTTTCTCACCGGCTCGCATCTGCGGCCGCTGTTCTCGACGGCGGGTCAGATGGGCTTCAAGTCGCTGCCCCCGGAAGCGACCTCCGCGATAGACCGCCTCAAGCAGGAACAGCGCATCTGA
- a CDS encoding SDR family oxidoreductase → MDLGIKGRRAIVCASSKGLGRACAISLAEAGVDVTLTARGAEALKKTADEIRKAYPDVKVTEIVGDITTPAGREAVLKACPEPDILINNAGGPPPGDFRNWTRDDWIKAIDANMLTPIELIKATVDGMMARKFGRIVNITSAAVKAPIDILGLSNGARAGLTGFIAGLSRKTVINNVTINGLLPGPFETDRLTGTAKAEADKRGVSAEQILTERAKLNPAGRFGRPDEFGYACAFLCGAKAGFITGQNILLDGGAFPGTL, encoded by the coding sequence GTGGATCTTGGGATCAAAGGTCGCCGCGCCATCGTCTGCGCATCCAGCAAGGGCCTCGGTCGTGCCTGCGCCATCTCGCTGGCGGAGGCCGGCGTCGACGTCACGCTGACCGCGCGCGGCGCCGAGGCGCTGAAGAAGACGGCGGACGAGATCCGGAAAGCCTATCCTGATGTGAAGGTCACCGAGATCGTCGGCGACATCACGACGCCGGCGGGCCGCGAGGCCGTGCTGAAGGCCTGCCCCGAGCCCGACATCCTGATCAACAACGCCGGCGGCCCGCCGCCCGGCGATTTCCGCAACTGGACCCGTGACGACTGGATCAAGGCGATCGACGCCAACATGCTGACGCCGATCGAGCTGATCAAGGCGACCGTGGACGGCATGATGGCGCGCAAGTTCGGCCGCATCGTCAACATCACCTCGGCCGCGGTGAAGGCGCCGATCGACATCCTCGGCCTCTCCAACGGCGCGCGCGCCGGCCTCACCGGCTTCATCGCCGGCCTGTCGCGCAAGACCGTGATCAACAACGTCACCATCAACGGCCTGCTGCCCGGCCCGTTCGAGACCGACCGTCTCACCGGCACCGCAAAGGCTGAGGCTGACAAGCGCGGCGTCTCGGCCGAGCAGATCCTGACCGAGCGCGCCAAGCTCAATCCCGCCGGGCGCTTCGGCCGGCCCGACGAGTTCGGCTATGCCTGCGCCTTCCTGTGCGGCGCCAAGGCCGGCTTCATTACGGGCCAGAACATTCTGCTGGATGGCGGCGCGTTCCCGGGGACGTTGTGA
- a CDS encoding DUF3775 domain-containing protein, translated as MPELAISAEKVAFIIEKAREFDVKEGDSDPDSGSNPTDDDAVDVLEDDGSDPVVQELGSFMIALNEDEQLDLVALTWLGRGDGTIDDWDDLRARAVEARTEYRSPRRETVHYLLGEPMLGDLLAGGLDEFGIDWTDERTTADSSAPSRQDEDEPTKQR; from the coding sequence ATGCCAGAGCTTGCGATTTCCGCGGAGAAAGTCGCCTTCATCATCGAGAAGGCGCGTGAATTCGACGTCAAAGAGGGGGATTCCGATCCGGATTCCGGCTCGAACCCGACCGATGACGACGCGGTCGACGTCCTTGAAGATGATGGCTCCGATCCTGTCGTCCAAGAGCTCGGCAGCTTCATGATCGCCTTGAACGAGGACGAGCAGCTTGATCTCGTCGCGCTGACGTGGCTCGGTCGCGGCGACGGCACCATCGATGACTGGGACGATTTGCGCGCCCGCGCGGTGGAGGCGCGCACCGAATATCGCAGCCCCCGCCGCGAAACGGTGCATTACCTGCTCGGCGAGCCGATGCTGGGCGATCTGCTCGCAGGCGGGCTCGACGAATTCGGCATCGACTGGACCGACGAGCGCACGACGGCCGATTCGTCCGCTCCCAGTCGGCAGGACGAAGACGAGCCGACGAAACAGCGGTGA
- a CDS encoding MBL fold metallo-hydrolase — translation MQWKVGQVKITKIVELETVGSTRFILPLASNAEIQKLPWLIPHFATEEGRLKMSIHSLVLETPSRRIVVDTGLGNDKQGRNVPTWNNRTTPFLATMMAAGFAPDSIDTVLCTHLHVDHVGWNTRLVDGRWVPTFAKARYVFGKTEYEHWLEHSTEPDKRAVFEDSVQPIVDAGRADLIPSDHQLCGEISMIPTPGHSPGHMSILIRSDGKQGLLTGDVAHHPCQMAHLDWSSTADSDQSQSAKTRRELFGHFADTPTLVIGGHFSAGHIRRDGEAFRFVALA, via the coding sequence ATGCAGTGGAAGGTCGGCCAGGTCAAAATCACCAAGATTGTGGAGCTGGAGACGGTCGGCTCGACCCGCTTCATCCTGCCGCTCGCGAGCAACGCAGAGATCCAGAAACTTCCCTGGCTGATCCCGCATTTCGCCACCGAAGAGGGCCGGCTGAAAATGTCGATCCATTCGCTGGTGCTGGAGACGCCGTCGCGCCGCATCGTTGTCGACACCGGCCTCGGCAACGACAAGCAGGGCCGCAATGTTCCGACCTGGAACAACCGCACCACGCCGTTCCTCGCGACGATGATGGCAGCCGGTTTTGCGCCGGACAGCATCGACACTGTGCTGTGCACGCATCTTCACGTCGATCATGTCGGCTGGAATACGCGGCTGGTCGACGGCCGATGGGTGCCGACCTTTGCCAAGGCACGCTATGTCTTCGGCAAGACCGAATACGAGCACTGGCTGGAACATTCGACCGAGCCGGACAAGCGAGCCGTGTTCGAGGATTCCGTGCAGCCGATCGTCGACGCCGGCCGGGCCGATCTGATCCCGAGCGACCACCAGCTCTGCGGGGAGATCAGCATGATCCCGACCCCCGGCCACAGTCCCGGCCATATGAGCATTCTCATCCGATCGGACGGTAAGCAGGGCCTGCTCACGGGTGACGTCGCCCATCACCCCTGCCAGATGGCGCATCTCGACTGGTCCTCGACCGCGGACTCCGACCAGAGCCAATCTGCAAAGACACGGCGCGAATTGTTCGGCCACTTTGCCGACACGCCGACCTTGGTGATCGGCGGCCATTTCTCGGCCGGGCATATCAGGCGGGATGGAGAGGCGTTCAGGTTTGTGGCGCTGGCCTAG
- a CDS encoding fumarylacetoacetate hydrolase family protein — MKLVRYGEKGAEKPGLIDKSGQLRDLSAHLKDLTGEAYSPESLKKLAGLDPASLPAVSGKPRFGAPVTGISKFVAIGLNYSDHAKETGADIPSEPIIFMKANTSLSGPNDAVEKPRGSTKLDWEVEIAAIIGTRAKYVSEADALNHVAGYCVCNDVSERAFQIERLGQWTKGKSHDTFGPLGPWLATKDEIKDVQNLSMWLDVNGQRRQTGSTKTMIFSMAKCISYVSQFMTLLPGDVITTGTPPGVGLGMKPPTFLNVGDVVTLGIEGLGEQRQEIVAA, encoded by the coding sequence ATGAAGCTTGTTCGTTATGGCGAGAAGGGTGCGGAAAAGCCCGGCCTGATCGACAAATCCGGCCAGTTGCGCGACCTGTCGGCGCATCTGAAGGACCTCACCGGCGAGGCCTATTCGCCCGAGAGCCTGAAGAAGCTGGCAGGCCTAGATCCCGCCTCGCTCCCGGCGGTCTCCGGCAAGCCGCGGTTCGGCGCCCCCGTCACCGGCATCTCGAAATTCGTCGCGATCGGCCTCAACTACTCCGACCATGCCAAGGAGACCGGCGCCGATATCCCGAGCGAGCCGATCATCTTCATGAAGGCCAACACGTCGCTGTCCGGCCCGAACGATGCGGTCGAAAAGCCGCGCGGCTCGACCAAGCTCGACTGGGAAGTCGAGATCGCCGCGATCATCGGCACCCGTGCGAAATATGTCTCGGAAGCCGACGCGCTGAACCACGTCGCCGGCTACTGCGTCTGCAACGACGTCTCCGAGCGCGCCTTCCAGATCGAGCGCCTGGGACAGTGGACCAAGGGCAAGTCGCACGACACGTTCGGCCCGCTCGGACCGTGGCTTGCAACCAAGGACGAGATCAAGGACGTGCAGAACCTGTCGATGTGGCTGGACGTCAACGGCCAGCGCCGCCAGACCGGTTCGACCAAGACCATGATCTTCTCCATGGCCAAGTGCATCTCCTATGTCTCGCAGTTCATGACGCTGCTGCCCGGCGACGTCATCACGACAGGCACCCCGCCCGGCGTCGGCCTTGGCATGAAGCCGCCGACCTTCCTCAATGTCGGCGACGTCGTGACGCTCGGCATCGAGGGTCTCGGCGAGCAGCGCCAGGAGATCGTGGCGGCGTAA
- a CDS encoding glutathione S-transferase family protein, with translation MKLTFSPASPFARKVRIAAIELGLIDKIELVPASVAPGTANEDYSKITPLKKLPVLITNDGDVILDSYVIVEYLNETAGGALIPGYGPARWKAKTNHSLINGMLDSMLLCRYEKMVRPQGLQWQAWSDDHWNRAWTGMARFENMPEVLNGPFDISQIGLVCVLGYADFRFADCGWRKAYPKLDAFHQKMLERPSVKISVPPAA, from the coding sequence ATGAAGCTCACCTTCTCCCCCGCCTCGCCCTTCGCCCGCAAGGTGCGCATCGCCGCGATCGAGCTCGGGCTGATCGACAAGATCGAGCTCGTGCCCGCAAGCGTCGCGCCGGGCACGGCCAATGAGGACTATTCGAAGATCACGCCGCTGAAGAAGCTGCCGGTGCTGATCACCAATGACGGCGACGTCATTTTGGACTCCTACGTCATCGTTGAATATCTCAACGAGACCGCCGGCGGCGCCCTGATCCCCGGTTACGGTCCCGCGCGCTGGAAGGCCAAGACCAATCATTCCCTGATCAACGGCATGCTCGATTCCATGCTGCTGTGCCGCTACGAGAAGATGGTGCGGCCGCAGGGCCTGCAATGGCAGGCCTGGTCGGACGACCATTGGAACAGGGCGTGGACCGGCATGGCGCGGTTCGAGAACATGCCTGAGGTTCTGAACGGCCCGTTCGACATCTCGCAGATCGGCCTCGTCTGCGTGCTCGGCTATGCCGACTTCCGCTTCGCCGATTGCGGCTGGCGCAAGGCCTATCCGAAGCTCGACGCCTTCCATCAGAAGATGCTGGAGCGGCCCTCGGTCAAGATCTCGGTGCCGCCGGCCGCCTAA
- a CDS encoding MBL fold metallo-hydrolase — protein sequence MSLKFSVGDLTIHRIIEQETSFVPALEMLPGLTAEVLAENRAWMRQARALDDQDVLLLCFQSYVVKTPHHTILVDSCIGNDKPRPRPKWNMKADDTYLRALNAAGFAVEDIDFVMCTHLHVDHVGWNTRLENGRWVPTFPKARYVFARQEFDHWTEQNAKAQVAPFADSVLPVVEAGRHELVGNDHEIGDHVRILPTPGHTPGHIAVTMGRGKDDAVFSGDLMHSPLQTLYPELSIKFDVDPAAAAKTRRSFLERYCDTDTLCCTAHFPSPSVGKIRRKGNAFVCESI from the coding sequence ATGAGCCTGAAGTTCTCGGTCGGCGATCTCACCATCCATCGAATCATCGAGCAGGAGACCTCGTTCGTCCCGGCGCTGGAGATGCTGCCGGGATTGACGGCCGAGGTACTGGCCGAGAACCGGGCATGGATGCGGCAAGCCAGGGCGCTGGATGACCAGGACGTGCTGCTCCTGTGCTTTCAGTCCTATGTGGTGAAGACGCCGCATCACACCATCCTGGTCGACAGCTGCATCGGCAACGACAAGCCGCGGCCTCGGCCGAAATGGAACATGAAGGCCGACGACACTTATCTGCGCGCGCTCAACGCCGCCGGATTTGCGGTCGAGGACATCGACTTCGTGATGTGCACGCATCTGCATGTCGATCACGTCGGCTGGAACACGCGGCTGGAGAACGGCCGCTGGGTGCCGACCTTCCCCAAGGCACGCTACGTCTTCGCCAGGCAGGAATTCGACCACTGGACCGAGCAGAACGCGAAGGCGCAGGTCGCCCCCTTCGCCGACAGCGTGCTGCCGGTGGTTGAGGCCGGACGCCACGAGCTCGTCGGCAATGATCATGAGATCGGCGATCACGTCCGCATCCTGCCGACGCCGGGCCACACGCCGGGGCATATCGCCGTCACGATGGGCCGCGGCAAGGACGATGCAGTGTTCTCCGGCGATCTCATGCACTCGCCGCTGCAGACGCTCTATCCGGAGCTGTCGATCAAGTTCGACGTCGATCCAGCCGCGGCAGCGAAAACGCGGCGCAGCTTCCTGGAGCGCTATTGCGACACCGACACGCTGTGCTGCACCGCGCATTTCCCGTCGCCCTCGGTGGGGAAGATCCGGCGCAAGGGCAATGCGTTCGTGTGTGAGTCCATCTAG
- a CDS encoding alpha/beta hydrolase: MTALPDIPLPAGIRSRYVDGINGLRMHVLEAGFETTGRPCLLLLHGFPELAFSWRKVMPTLAAAGYHVIAPDQRGYGRTTGWTADYDGDLAPFSLLNLVRDALALVSAFGYRQVDLAGHDFGSPVAAWCALIRPDVFRSVTMMSAPFGGPPALPFGTVDAPAKPAVEDPVHRGLAALPRPRKHYQWYYATRPANADMQHAPQGVHDFLRAYYHHKSADWTDNKPYPLASWSADELAKLPTYYVMDLNETMAETVAKEMPSPAAIAANQWLPDSDLAYYSGEYGRTGFQGGLQWYRYGTTGALNSEMQLFAGRSIDVPSCFISGKQDWGTYQRPGVFEAMQGRGCTRMLGCHLVDGAGHWVQQEQPAEVSRLLLDFLAKAGTA, from the coding sequence ATGACCGCACTCCCTGACATCCCCCTGCCCGCCGGAATCCGCTCGCGTTATGTCGACGGCATCAACGGCTTGCGCATGCATGTGCTGGAGGCTGGCTTCGAGACCACGGGGCGGCCATGCCTCCTCTTGCTGCACGGCTTTCCCGAGCTCGCCTTCTCCTGGCGCAAGGTGATGCCGACGCTGGCTGCGGCCGGGTATCACGTGATTGCGCCGGACCAGCGTGGCTATGGCCGCACGACGGGATGGACTGCGGATTACGACGGCGACCTTGCGCCGTTCTCGCTCCTCAATCTCGTGCGCGACGCACTCGCCCTGGTGTCGGCGTTCGGCTATAGGCAAGTCGATCTGGCCGGGCATGATTTCGGCAGCCCGGTCGCGGCCTGGTGCGCGCTGATCCGGCCCGACGTGTTTCGTTCGGTGACGATGATGAGCGCGCCGTTCGGCGGACCGCCGGCGCTGCCGTTTGGTACGGTCGATGCTCCGGCAAAGCCTGCGGTGGAGGACCCCGTGCATCGCGGGCTCGCCGCGCTGCCGCGGCCGCGCAAACATTATCAATGGTATTATGCGACACGCCCGGCCAATGCCGACATGCAGCACGCGCCGCAGGGCGTGCATGATTTCCTGCGCGCCTATTATCATCACAAGAGCGCGGACTGGACCGACAACAAGCCTTATCCGCTGGCGTCGTGGTCGGCGGACGAGCTCGCAAAGCTGCCAACCTATTACGTGATGGATCTGAACGAGACCATGGCGGAGACGGTCGCCAAGGAGATGCCTTCGCCCGCCGCGATCGCCGCCAACCAATGGCTGCCGGACAGCGACCTCGCCTATTACAGCGGCGAATATGGCCGCACCGGATTCCAGGGCGGGCTGCAATGGTATCGCTACGGCACGACAGGCGCTCTCAACAGCGAGATGCAGCTGTTTGCGGGACGCAGCATCGACGTGCCCTCCTGCTTCATCTCGGGCAAGCAGGATTGGGGCACTTACCAGCGTCCGGGCGTGTTCGAGGCGATGCAGGGGCGCGGCTGCACAAGGATGCTCGGCTGCCATCTCGTCGACGGCGCCGGCCATTGGGTGCAGCAGGAGCAACCCGCCGAGGTGAGCCGGCTGCTGCTCGACTTCTTGGCCAAAGCCGGCACAGCCTGA
- the mbfA gene encoding iron exporter MbfA yields the protein MKNFADLTEREVLAVAISSEEEDSRIYMTFAEDLRERYPDTAKIFEEMAEEERGHRHMLLELYEQRFGKHLPPIRREDVKGFLRRRPVWLTKNLSLDAIRREVETMEMQAERFYVKAAEQAQDVGVRRLLGDLAEAEKGHEETAAKLTGEILNSDVRAEEDRTNRRMFVLQYVQPGLAGLMDGSVSTLAPLFAAAFATHQNWQTFLVGLAASIGAGISMGFAEALSDDGSLTGRGSPWLRGVTCGAMTTLGGLGHTAPYLVPDHWANAFWIATAIACVVVFFELWAIAFIRSRYMDTPFLQAVFQIVLGGAIVLAVGVLIGAA from the coding sequence GTGAAGAATTTTGCCGACCTGACCGAGCGCGAGGTGCTTGCGGTCGCGATCTCCTCCGAGGAGGAGGACAGCCGCATCTACATGACCTTCGCCGAGGACCTTCGCGAGCGTTACCCGGACACGGCAAAAATCTTCGAGGAGATGGCCGAGGAGGAGCGCGGCCACCGGCACATGTTGCTGGAATTGTACGAGCAGCGCTTCGGCAAGCATCTGCCGCCGATCCGGCGCGAGGACGTCAAGGGATTCCTGCGCCGCCGCCCGGTCTGGCTGACCAAGAACCTGTCGCTCGACGCCATCCGCAGGGAAGTCGAGACAATGGAGATGCAGGCGGAGCGCTTCTACGTGAAGGCCGCCGAACAGGCCCAGGACGTCGGCGTGCGCCGCCTGCTCGGCGATCTCGCCGAAGCCGAGAAAGGTCACGAGGAGACCGCCGCAAAGCTGACGGGCGAGATCCTGAATTCCGACGTCCGCGCCGAGGAGGATCGCACCAATCGCCGCATGTTCGTGCTGCAGTACGTGCAGCCGGGCCTTGCCGGATTGATGGACGGATCGGTCTCGACGCTGGCGCCGCTGTTTGCCGCGGCCTTCGCCACCCACCAGAACTGGCAGACGTTTCTTGTGGGCCTCGCCGCATCGATCGGCGCCGGCATCAGCATGGGTTTTGCGGAGGCGCTGTCCGACGACGGATCGCTCACGGGGCGGGGCTCGCCCTGGCTGCGCGGCGTCACCTGCGGCGCGATGACCACGCTCGGCGGCCTCGGCCACACCGCGCCCTATCTGGTGCCGGATCATTGGGCCAACGCGTTCTGGATCGCAACGGCGATCGCCTGCGTCGTCGTGTTCTTCGAATTGTGGGCGATCGCCTTCATTCGCTCCCGCTATATGGACACGCCGTTCCTCCAGGCCGTATTCCAGATCGTGCTTGGCGGCGCGATCGTGCTCGCGGTGGGCGTGTTGATCGGGGCGGCGTAG